The Hippopotamus amphibius kiboko isolate mHipAmp2 chromosome 16, mHipAmp2.hap2, whole genome shotgun sequence genomic interval GCGCTGATTGGCTGGCTTGACAGTGACAATGAGGTTGTGGCTGTTTGCGATCATCATGTCCGTCACTTGGTCCAGGGTCTTCCCAGCTACCTCGATGCCATTGACCTCGAGGATCTCATCACTGACTGCCAGCAGCCCTGTACTCTCAGCCAGGCCCCCTCGTACCAGGCGGGAGATGAAGATGCCTGGAACCCGTTCCAGGCCCTGGGGAGCTACGCGCACACTCATCCCATCTCGGATATAGAAACCCAGGGGGCGGTCAGAACCATGCTTATGCAGCCGCACCCGTCGATGGGTCTCAGGCAGTAGGTCCACATCTATGACTGAAGAAACCTGGCGAAAATCTTGTGGCAGGCTGATTAGCAGGGGTGGCCGGGTGCGCAGGGGTGCCACTGGCCGAAGTAGGAGCCCTTTCTTGCGCCGCTGCAGAGAGTTGGAGGCAAAGGCCAGGCCACTGGAATCAGCTTCTGCTGCAGGAGAGGGGGGCGCTGAGATCAGAGACCTTGCTTTCCCATTTGGGCCCTTTTCCATCAGGCCCAGGCCTGAGGAAGGGGGCACGGTAGCTATTTCCTGCCACTTGGAGGTCAGGCCAAGGGCAGGGACTGCAGAGGGTGAAGCCTGGGCACCCTGGGCATGGACTAACCCTTGCAGACCTGCCCTGTCACCCTACCCCACAGAGGCTGCCCACTGTACCCCATCCTCCTCACCCCGCTTCTGCACTAGCAGGCGCAGCGGCGGGGGCCCACTGGCCAGGGCCCGGTGCAGGCTGTCGTCGTTGGTGAGAGGCAGTAGGTCGCCATGAGCATCGGTATAGCCAAGTAGCACGTCCAGGCCCGGGATCTGGTGTACCGCACGCAGCAACCGAGAGAACTCTTGGAAGCCGCTCACCGAAGCGCGGGGCAGAGCGAAGCGTCGGAACTCGGCATCAaactggagggagggggtgagagggGTAGGAGAAAAGGAGGGGTTAGAATGGAGTCCGTGCCCTTTCTCACCACAGGTCCGAAGGTGGCAGGGGTGAGAAAGGGCTTCACAACAGTTACAGCCTTTCACCCTGTACAAGGGACGCTGTCCAAGGTCTTTTCCCTGCCCTCCAGGTACCCAGGCCACAGAGGGACTCTAGAGATCGGCAGTAGGAGGAAGGAGGATGGATGGGGGAAAGCGAGAAGAAAAGCCGGAGAATGGGACGTGGAGGatagaggagagaaaaaggtGGTGGGGACCAAGGAGCCAGGAAGGGGAGAATGAGGGAATTGGAAGCGCCTAGGGCCGGGGCCGGAGCCGGGGCTGGAGGGGCCCTTACTTTGCTCTTCACCTCGACGATGCTGTCGGGACTGCGTGCCGGAGTCCTCTGCGGCCTGGCCatggcggggccgggcgggctgGGGACGATGCCCCAGGCGGCCCGCCGAGGCGCAGGTGCACAGTCCTGCCGGCCggcccgcgccgccccgcccctgGCGGTAGCACTCGCCCCGCCCTCCTATCCGGACCGTGACGTAAAGGGGGCAGCGACGGTGAGTGGAACGCGGAGTCCACGTTTCCTAGGTAACGGAGGTAGGGGTGGAGGAGTCTTTGCGTCCTCTTACGTCATTACGCTACAGTCCGCGCGTCCCGGGTGTCTGGGGGAGGGGCTTGGCCAATCCGAGGGGAATGAGGGAAGTGATACTTATTGAATGCTGTGTACTTTTATTTCCACTGGCCTAACAAGACTGcgcattttgtagatgaggaaactgagttacaACAAATGCTTGCTGAACTCCTTGGGGTCACAGGCGTTGAAGTGGCTTCGAGCCACTCGTCGGACCACCCTTGGCTGCAGCCTCAGGCCCCAgatccctccctctccatcccagccAGCCCTTggccccttcctgcccctgccACAGGAGTCTTGAAGAACGGCCCAAAGGACGGGCCGCTGCTTGGAGAGATGCTCGGGTGAGCGTAAGCATGACAGCATCCAGTTGAACCAGCAGGAGTCTGCACACAAGTTCCCTAACAGGACACGCTTGTGCGCACGCGCGGGCACGCTCATGGGCGGGGCCTCAACTTCAGGTCCCGCCCAGCCGTCTCGCGCTTCCTCTTCCGAGGAGAGGCGGGGCCGCGGCGCCCGCGGGAAACGCGGGCGGGAGGTGCTCGCCTGGCTAGAGCGGCGGGAATGGCAGGCCTGGGGAGCCTGGTCCTGCGACCCTGGATTCGAGAGCTGGTCCTAGGGTCAGAGGCACTCTCAAGACCGCGGGCGGGGCAGCTGCTCAAGGTGagacccacccccccccaacccttctcAGGGCCCGGAGACCAGGGCTGGGCCCCAGGGCAGTGGGTTTGACGCCGGGGGCCGCCGTCAGGTACTGCAGGAGGCCGAGGCTCCGGGCCCGTCCCGCGCCCCTGACACGTCTGACGGGGCCGCGCTGCTTGTGTCCG includes:
- the PARD6A gene encoding partitioning defective 6 homolog alpha, with the translated sequence MARPQRTPARSPDSIVEVKSKFDAEFRRFALPRASVSGFQEFSRLLRAVHQIPGLDVLLGYTDAHGDLLPLTNDDSLHRALASGPPPLRLLVQKREADSSGLAFASNSLQRRKKGLLLRPVAPLRTRPPLLISLPQDFRQVSSVIDVDLLPETHRRVRLHKHGSDRPLGFYIRDGMSVRVAPQGLERVPGIFISRLVRGGLAESTGLLAVSDEILEVNGIEVAGKTLDQVTDMMIANSHNLIVTVKPANQRNNVVRAASGRLTGPPSAGPGPAEPDSDDDSSDLIIENRQPPCSNGLSQGPPCWDLRPSRLLPGARSSLPSLDDQEQANSGWGSSIRGDGSGFSL